One Caldalkalibacillus uzonensis DNA segment encodes these proteins:
- the murA gene encoding UDP-N-acetylglucosamine 1-carboxyvinyltransferase — protein sequence MEKIVVCGGKPLTGRIRVSGAKNAVLPVIAASILGEKGTSVIDDVPALDDVFTIINVLRHLNIQVKYKKGKLYIDATKDLGTEAPYEYVRKMRASVLVMGPLLARTGRAQVALPGGCAIGSRPIDQHLKGFEALGATINIGNGYVEASVDGRLQGKNIYLDIPSVGATENIMMAATLAQGVTVIENAAEEPEIVDLANYLNAMGARIEGAGTGTIRIEGVQSLQGAAHTVIPDRIEAGTYMIAAAITRSKLFIEGAVPRHLNPLISKLADMGAEVTIMDGGIQVDARHKTLTAVDVKTMPHPGFPTDLQPQMMALLLTAKGNSVVTESVFENRFMHVEELKRMNATIKIEGRSAILEGAAKLQGTKVTASDLRAGAALILAGLVAEGETEIFGLHHIDRGYEDIVGKLVACGADIMRFNAAGEEINQPQLAAIKWKAQASYA from the coding sequence GTGGAAAAAATTGTTGTTTGTGGGGGTAAGCCTCTAACAGGACGAATTCGTGTCAGCGGGGCCAAAAACGCAGTACTTCCTGTTATTGCTGCCTCTATTCTGGGAGAAAAAGGAACCAGTGTGATTGACGACGTCCCCGCTCTGGACGACGTGTTCACCATTATTAATGTGTTAAGGCATCTTAATATTCAGGTTAAGTATAAAAAAGGTAAATTATACATTGATGCCACCAAGGATTTGGGAACCGAAGCCCCTTATGAATATGTACGCAAAATGAGAGCGTCTGTGCTTGTGATGGGCCCCTTGCTGGCCCGCACAGGCCGGGCACAGGTGGCTCTGCCGGGAGGATGTGCCATCGGCTCCCGTCCCATTGACCAGCATCTCAAAGGGTTTGAGGCACTGGGAGCCACGATCAATATTGGCAATGGCTATGTGGAAGCGTCAGTGGACGGACGCTTGCAGGGTAAAAATATTTACCTGGATATACCCAGTGTGGGAGCTACGGAAAACATTATGATGGCTGCAACTTTGGCCCAAGGTGTAACCGTTATTGAAAACGCGGCTGAAGAACCGGAGATTGTGGATCTGGCCAACTATCTCAATGCTATGGGAGCCCGCATTGAAGGCGCCGGAACAGGCACGATCCGCATTGAAGGTGTGCAAAGCTTGCAAGGGGCAGCCCATACCGTGATCCCTGACCGCATTGAAGCGGGGACATACATGATTGCCGCTGCCATTACCCGCAGCAAACTGTTTATTGAAGGGGCAGTCCCCCGCCATCTAAATCCGTTGATCTCCAAATTAGCGGACATGGGAGCTGAAGTAACCATCATGGATGGCGGTATTCAAGTGGATGCCCGTCATAAAACATTGACTGCCGTGGATGTGAAAACAATGCCCCATCCCGGTTTTCCCACTGATCTCCAGCCGCAGATGATGGCCCTGTTACTGACTGCCAAAGGGAACAGTGTGGTCACGGAATCCGTCTTTGAAAACCGCTTCATGCACGTGGAAGAGCTGAAACGGATGAACGCCACTATCAAGATTGAAGGGCGGTCCGCTATCCTAGAGGGAGCAGCCAAACTGCAGGGGACCAAGGTGACTGCTTCCGACTTGCGGGCCGGAGCAGCTTTGATCCTGGCCGGTTTGGTGGCGGAAGGTGAAACGGAGATTTTTGGGCTGCATCATATTGACCGGGGTTATGAAGATATTGTGGGCAAACTCGTGGCTTGCGGAGCGGATATTATGCGCTTCAATGCAGCAGGCGAGGAAATCAACCAGCCCCAATTGGCTGCCATCAAATGGAAAGCACAGGCTTCGTATGCATAA
- the spoIID gene encoding stage II sporulation protein D — protein sequence MRTVLIISLGLLIVLLIVPSVVAQFIPHGSGQAAGEIVQLEQPDPSETPGPEIMVRVYRTATKTIEKVPLEEYVRGVVASEMPHDFELEALKAQAMAARTYIIRRMMKKDFSDTPEGADVRDDVGHQVYKNEEELRRQWGKAYPHKISRINQAVNETRGKVITYNGKPIDATFFSTSNGYTENAEDYWGQEIPYLKSVNSPWDKDSPRFREEIRLSLAEFQHKLGVELSVPVSSGQPFAEIVSRSEGQRVTEVQVGDKTFTGREIRELLGLPSSDFNWSLAGNEVVITTTGYGHGVGMSQYGANGMAAEGHTAEEIVKYYYRDVAVEDYRQWIVKK from the coding sequence GTGCGAACAGTATTGATCATCAGTCTTGGATTACTGATTGTACTCCTCATTGTGCCCAGTGTGGTGGCCCAATTTATACCTCACGGGTCTGGACAAGCTGCCGGAGAGATCGTGCAGCTAGAGCAGCCTGATCCCAGTGAAACACCAGGACCAGAGATTATGGTGCGCGTCTATCGCACCGCCACCAAAACCATTGAGAAAGTGCCTTTGGAAGAATATGTGCGCGGGGTGGTGGCTTCTGAAATGCCCCATGATTTCGAACTGGAAGCCCTGAAAGCCCAGGCTATGGCGGCCCGCACCTACATTATCCGCCGTATGATGAAAAAAGATTTCAGCGACACACCGGAAGGGGCCGATGTGCGTGATGATGTGGGTCACCAAGTGTATAAAAACGAAGAAGAATTACGCCGGCAATGGGGCAAAGCCTACCCGCACAAGATCAGCCGCATCAACCAGGCGGTTAATGAAACAAGAGGCAAAGTGATTACCTACAACGGCAAACCGATCGATGCCACCTTTTTCTCCACCAGCAACGGTTATACAGAGAACGCGGAAGATTACTGGGGCCAGGAAATCCCTTATTTGAAAAGTGTCAACAGCCCCTGGGACAAAGATTCTCCCCGTTTCCGGGAAGAGATTCGCCTCAGCTTAGCGGAGTTTCAGCATAAACTGGGTGTAGAGTTGTCCGTGCCCGTCTCCAGCGGCCAGCCCTTTGCCGAGATTGTCTCCCGCAGTGAAGGCCAGCGGGTGACAGAGGTGCAGGTGGGTGACAAGACTTTTACAGGACGGGAAATCCGGGAACTATTAGGACTGCCCTCCTCAGATTTTAACTGGAGCTTAGCAGGCAACGAAGTGGTGATCACTACCACCGGTTACGGTCACGGGGTGGGCATGAGCCAGTACGGTGCCAACGGCATGGCGGCTGAAGGTCATACAGCGGAAGAGATTGTCAAGTATTATTACCGGGATGTCGCTGTTGAAGATTACCGCCAGTGGATTGTGAAAAAGTAA